One genomic region from Salvia hispanica cultivar TCC Black 2014 chromosome 2, UniMelb_Shisp_WGS_1.0, whole genome shotgun sequence encodes:
- the LOC125206489 gene encoding uncharacterized protein LOC125206489, translating to MFELQSQNPGTIVEWKHNELLSQRRTNVFNYVFWAFGPAIHAFQKAAPVLTIDGTHLRGRFKGKLLVACGFDANKTCLPIAYAVVDEETNDSWSWFLDHVRTHVVKYEREVCIISDRHKGIFKAMESVIMTRAPQIHHKFCLVHVRANVLKKHKGPSLKAMIWKLGVSTQVRKFDRRSRALSDVSRGAMRMLDRITKECWSLCYDDTLRWGVATTNMSECYNNVLRGVRELPIRALVDLTFWRTVKWWVQKKTTIEHTEGELTPWARDMLARNDSKGRKHYIIVVDRDTGKYHVRTRGRIENGVSKGNNVQKVRYLESTCSCGKWQTWRIPCSHGCAVARDRGHVMIDLIDKSYYLSTWRSQYYGENSFDAPRHEDYWVEPPWKLCITPQQLIPRRRGRIRRRRIRNQMDVREEDEPRAPRRCRNCGKEGHDRRNCTDGAVQ from the coding sequence ATGTTTGAACTCCAGTCACAGAATCCGGGCACAATTGTTGAGTGGAAGCACAATGAGCTGTTGAGTCAGAGACGTACAAATGTGTTCAACTATGTTTTCTGGGCATTTGGGCCTGCAATACATGCTTTCCAGAAGGCTGCACCGGTGTTAACAATAGACGGGACTCACCTCCGAGGAAGATTTAAAGGTAAGTTGCTTGTTGCTTGTGGTTTTGATGCTAACAAGACATGCTTGCCTATTGCATATGCTGTGGTGGATGAAGAAACCAATGACAGTTGGTCGTGGTTTTTGGATCATGTAAGAACTCATGTGGTGAAATACGAGAGGGAGGTGTGCATTATATCAGATAGGCATAAAGGAATCTTCAAAGCAATGGAGTCTGTAATCATGACAAGAGCCCCGCAGATACACCACAAATTTTGTTTGGTCCATGTGAGGGCAAATGTGTTGAAGAAGCACAAGGGCCCCAGTTTGAAGGCCATGATCTGGAAGTTGGGGGTCAGTACTCAGGTACGTAAATTTGACAGAAGAAGTCGAGCACTATCTGATGTCAGCCGTGGTGCGATGCGAATGCTTGATAGGATTACAAAAGAATGTTGGTCACTATGCTACGATGACACACTTCGATGGGGGGTGGCCACAACAAACATGTCGGAGTGCTACAACAACGTGTTGCGGGGTGTTAGAGAGTTGCCAATTAGAGCTTTGGTTGATTTGACATTTTGGAGGACGGTGAAATGGTGGGTGCAGAAGAAGACAACAATTGAACACACTGAAGGTGAGTTAACCCCGTGGGCGAGGGACATGCTTGCTAGGAATGACTCAAAGGGGCGAAAACATTACATTATTGTAGTTGACCGAGATACAGGGAAGTATCATGTCCGAACTCGAGGAAGAATAGAAAATGGAGTGTCAAAGGGCAACAATGTACAAAAAGTCAGGTATCTGGAGTCGACGTGTAGTTGTGGTAAGTGGCAGACGTGGAGAATTCCTTGTTCACATGGTTGTGCAGTTGCTAGAGACAGAGGTCACGTCATGATTGACCTTATAGATAAGTCCTACTACCTAAGTACATGGAGATCACAGTACTATGGTGAAAATTCATTTGATGCACCAAGACACGAAGATTATTGGGTTGAACCTCCATGGAAATTGTGCATCACCCCCCAGCAGTTGATTCCTAGAAGGCGTGGCCGAATTAGAAGAAGGAGGATACGTAATCAAATGGATGTCCGCGAGGAAGATGAACCGAGGGCTCCCCGCCGTTGCAGAAATTGCGGGAAAGAGGGGCATGACCGAAGAAATTGCACAGACGGTGCTGTTCAGTAA
- the LOC125206491 gene encoding uncharacterized protein LOC125206491, which yields MEGSCHPGYMAWYNRITVSYLVQPGTQSTVGMNESASSLKLAVEALQGIWHLTSEHDNDPRLRQIREIAVEALRATNHTDVMEYPASQRRNVAMPPRPPTSLRHGLPGVRTGGHGWTRQHRLSQPQQPQPEYTVPSPLHPEYDPPEGYAQCIEWIFNKEEQRESCNKIHSFGEIGF from the exons ATGGAAGGTTCTTGTCATCCGGGCTATATGGCTTGGTACAATAGGATCACAGTGTCGTACCTAGTTCAACCTGGGACGCAGTCAACAGTTGGGATGAACGAGTCAGCCTCTTCGTTGAAATTGGCG GTTGAGGCCCTTCAGGGGATATGGCATTTGACCTCTGAACATGACAACGACCCTCGGTTACGGCAGATCCGAGAAATAGCTGTTGAGGCCCTTCGTGCGACGAACCATACTGATGTGATGGAGTATCCAGCTTCGCAACGGCGAAATGTGGCCATGCCGCCACGCCCACCAACTTCTCTTCGTCATGGATTGCCGGGTGTTCGGACGGGTGGACACGGGTGGACACGACAACATAGGTTGTCGCAGCCGCAGCAGCCGCAGCCCGAGTATACGGTACCATCGCCACTGCATCCAGAATACGATCCCCCAGAAGGCTATGCACAATGTATTGAGTGGATTTTCAACAAGGAAGAACAAAGGGAAAGCTGCAACAAAATACACTCCTTCGGGGAAATAGGTTTTTGA